One segment of Apus apus isolate bApuApu2 chromosome 1, bApuApu2.pri.cur, whole genome shotgun sequence DNA contains the following:
- the FILIP1L gene encoding filamin A-interacting protein 1-like isoform X2, with product MVVDEQQRLTDQLNQQSKKIQELTTSAEQAHKKLASAEAKVQEEEQKASRLEAELQAQSTKISQNQEAMMAKLTNEDSQNRQLRIKLTALSRQIDELEETNKSLRKAEEELQDLRDKINKGECGNSTLMTEVEELRKRLLEMEGKDEELIKMEDQCRELNRKLEKEASQSKNLKGEVDKLNKRIMELEKLEDAFNKSKQDCYSLKCNLEREKMLTQQLSHELDGLKARIGELEAIESKLEKTEFTLKEDLTKLKSLTVMLVDERKTMGEKIKQTEEKLQAATSQLQLEQNKVMSVTEKLIEESKKALKSKSDAEEKVSSVTKERDELKNKLKAEEEKGDDLVSKVNVLRKRLQSLEAVEKEYLKNKLKENTKSSTSLQHENNKIKELSQEVERLKQKLKEMKAIEDDLMKTEDEFESLERRYVNERDRSKLLSQELEAVKMELARCKLTEKAESNQEQRLFKKLKEEEAKSSHLSREVDALKEKIHEYMAKEDLISHLRGDHTVLQKKLLQQENKNRELAKEMESLTKELERYRHFSKNFRPGLNGRRISDLQVFSKEVQTDPGDNEPPDYKTLMPLERTVINGQLYEDSDNEDKDNNEEEQRVSFRSNSSISNAVNKKLWIPWMKSKDSHPQNGKIHTKQNGNCAQTGDLVLSHTPGQPLHIKVTPDHGQNTATLEITSPTTESPHSYTSTAVIPNCGTPKQRITIIQNASLTPVKSKAAEGYMSPEQVISPITMATFARSQTPESCGSLTPERTMSPLALPGSSSQEQILSSESLEMGAKHTVFRVSPDRQSSWQFQRSNSTGSSVITTEDNKIHIHLGSPYVQSFTSSKPTSPCNPVQDNRTPALANGLPSKPTNKITSSITITPTATPLPRQSQITITDAFHRSVPTRIPKPKPTSTTKVPVKIPAGHVNKPLQDSSSGKLRIIRTVSKTCLQSGGRRVHSNSLNGSTHNLWENSFHIGLTLRTAKS from the coding sequence ATGGTGGTGGATGAACAGCAAAGACTTACTGACCAGTTGAAtcaacaaagtaaaaaaattcaagaattAACCACTTCTGCAGAACAAGCACACAAGAAGCTGGCTTCTGCTGAAGCCAAAGTTcaggaagaggaacagaaagCCAGCAGGCTGGAGGCTGAACTTCAAGCCCAAAGCACTAAGATTTCCCAAAACCAAGAAGCAATGATGGCCAAACTAACCAACGAAGACAGTCAGAACCGTCAGCTCCGGATAAAATTAACTGCTCTCAGCCGACAAATTGATGAGCTGGAAGAGACCAATAAATctttaagaaaagcagaggaagaactgCAAGACCTAAGGGATAAGATAAACAAGGGAGAGTGTGGGAACTCCACACTTATGACCGAAGTAGAAGAACTACGGAAACGACTGCTGGAGATggaaggaaaagatgaagaGCTCATCAAAATGGAAGACCAGTGCAGAGAACTTAatagaaaattagaaaaagaagcATCACAGAGCAAGAACCTTAAAGGGGAAGTTGACAAACTCAACAAAAGAATTATGGAGCTGGAGAAATTAGAAGATGCTTTCAACAAGAGCAAACAGGACTGCTACTCCCTGAAATGCAAcctagaaagagaaaaaatgttaacaCAGCAGTTGTCCCATGAGCTAGATGGCTTAAAAGCTAGAATTGGTGAGCTTGAAGCAATTGAAAGTAAGTTAGAAAAAACTGAGTTTACACTTAAAGAAGATTTAACAAAGCTGAAGAGTTTAACAGTGATGCTTGtggatgaaagaaaaacaatgggtgaaaaaataaagcaaacagaagaaaagctgcaagCTGCAACTTCTCAGCTTCAGTTGGAACAAAATAAAGTGATGTctgttacagaaaaattaattgagGAAAGTAAAAAGGCACTCAAATCAAAATCTGATGCAGAGGAAAAGGTGTCCAGCGTTacaaaagaaagagatgaactgaaaaacaaactcaaagcagaagaggagaaaggagatgaTCTTGTTTCCAAAGTGAATGTTCTAAGAAAACGACTTCAGTCACTGGAAGCTGTTGAAAAAGagtatcttaaaaataaacttaaggAGAATACTAAATCCAGCACCTCCTTGCAGCACGAGAACAACAAAATCAAAGAGCTCTCTCAAGAAGTGGAGAGGCTTaagcaaaagctgaaagaaatgaaGGCTATAGAAGATGATCTTATGAAAACTGAAGATGAATTTGAATCTCTAGAACGAAGGTATGTCAATGAACGGGACAGATCTAAGCTCCTATcacaggagctggaggctgTGAAAATGGAATTGGCTAGGTGTAAGTTAACAGAAAAGGCAGAGTCCAATCAAGAACAGCGTCTTTTTAAGAAGCTCAAAGAAGAGGAAGCTAAATCAAGTCATCTTTCCAGAGAAGTAGAtgcactgaaagagaaaattcatGAATACATGGCAAAAGAAGATCTCATCTCTCACCTTCGAGGTGATCACACAGTCTTACAGAAGAAACTCctccagcaagaaaacaagaacaggGAGTTagcaaaagaaatggaaagtcTCACGAAAGAATTAGAGAGGTACAGACACTTCAGCAAGAACTTCAGGCCTGGTCTCAATGGAAGGAGAATTTCTGATTTGCAAGTTTTTTCTAAAGAAGTCCAGACGGATCCGGGAGACAATGAACCACCTGATTACAAAACCCTCATGCCTTTAGAACGAACAGTCATAAATGGGCAGCTGTATGAAGACAGCGATAATGAGGACAAAGACAATAATGAGGAAGAACAGAGAGTGTCTTTCAGAAGTAACTCATCCATTTCAAATGCCGTCAACAAAAAACTATGGATCCCTTGGATGAAGTCCAAAGACAGCCACCCTCAAAATGGAAAGATTCAtacaaagcaaaatggaaacTGTGCACAGACTGGAGACCTCGTGCTAAGCCATACCCCTGGCCAACCTCTTCACATCAAAGTAACTCCAGACCATGGACAGAACACAGCAACACTTGAAATAACTAGTCCTACCACTGAAAGTCCTCACTCCTATACAAGCACAGCAGTTATACCAAACTGTGGTACTCCAAAGCAAAGAATAACCATTATTCAAAATGCCTCCTTAACACCTGTAAaatcaaaagcagcagaaggttaCATGAGCCCAGAGCAAGTAATTTCTCCAATTACTATGGCTACTTTTGCAAGATCTCAAACTCCTGAATCATGTGGTTCTCTAACTCCTGAAAGAACAATGTCCCCTTTGGCTTTACCAGGCTCAAGTTCTCAGGAACAAATACTCTCCTCAGAGTCTTTGGAAATGGGAGCCAAGCACACTGTTTTTAGAGTATCCCCAGACAGGCAGTCATCATGGCAGTTTCAGAGATCTAACAGCACGGGATCAAGTGTAATAACTACTGAGGATAACAAAATCCACATCCATTTAGGAAGTCCTTATGTCCAATCTTTCACCAGTTCCAAGCCCACCAGTCCTTGTAATCCAGTGCAAGACAACAGAACACCAGCACTAGCTAACGGCCTACCCAGTAAGCCCACCAATAAAATCACCAGCAGTATTACTATTACACCAAcagccactcctctcccacGGCAATCACAAATTACA